A segment of the Nitrospira sp. SG-bin1 genome:
GCGTGGTTCGCGGATGGAATATGATCGGTGAGATAGTCGTCATGCTGAACCCCATGCGGTGGCCGGTCCATCAGAGATGAGCCAATTCACGTTGTTCCATGGCGCGAGCGACAGAAGCTTTCAGTGTCTCGCCTTCCACCGGCTTTACGAGATAGTCCACGACTCCCTGCCTGAGTAATGACGTGGCCATATCCGTGTCCGGAAACCCGGTCAGGACGATCAGCGGCACGCGTGGATAGTTCTGGCGAAAATATGCAATCGCTTCGATCCCGTTCACTTTTGGCATCCGGATGTCACAGATGATGACGTCGAGAAGCAGCCGGTTTTCCCCTGAGTTGATGACCTCAATGGCCTTTTCCCCGTTCTCCGCTTCGAGCACATCATAGCCGGCTTTGTGCAGAGTCATCCGGA
Coding sequences within it:
- a CDS encoding two-component system response regulator, encoding MSEFKSGFFVGGESSNGRVLIVDDEPDIRKVVRMTLHKAGYDVLEAENGEKAIEVINSGENRLLLDVIICDIRMPKVNGIEAIAYFRQNYPRVPLIVLTGFPDTDMATSLLRQGVVDYLVKPVEGETLKASVARAMEQRELAHL